A genomic segment from Glycine max cultivar Williams 82 chromosome 1, Glycine_max_v4.0, whole genome shotgun sequence encodes:
- the LOC100778416 gene encoding uncharacterized protein At4g37920 — protein sequence MKGYKVWTSTFNSSTTTTFIPFNNNLSPNYPLTPPSYTASNCFPSFQSQRPKLIAQNFKPHILLCTSLPSPQASSASTAQAEEHEVEIAKGYTMTQFCDKMIDFFLNEKTKSKEWRKYLIFREEWKKYRDRFYNRCQRRADMENDPVMKEKFISLRRKLKKIDDEMEGHYELLMEIQDSPMDINAIVARRRKDFTGEFFHYLSLISDTYDSLEDRDGISRLGSRCLSAVSAYDNTLENIETLDAAQAKFDDILNSPSIDIACQKIKSLAKAKELDSSLILLISSAWAKAKESTTMKNEVKDIMYQLYRATKSSLRSITPKEIKLLKHLLNIIDPEERFSALATAFTPGDEHEAKDPNALYTTPKELHKWIKIMLDAYHLNKEETDLREARQMTDPVVIQRLFILKDTIEQEYMEKDTTQKSETKDDSKSEEF from the exons ATGAAAGGCTACAAGGTTTGGACCTCAACCTTCAACAgcagcaccaccaccaccttcatCCCTTTCAATAATAATCTCTCCCCAAATTACCCGTTAACCCCTCCATCCTATACTGCTTCAAACTGCTTCCCATCCTTCCAAAGCCAAAGACCAAAACTTATAGCTCAGAATTTCAAACCCCACATTCTTCTATGCACCTCTCTGCCCA GTCCACAGGCAAGCAGTGCTTCCACAGCTCAAGCTGAGGAGCATGAGGTTGAAATTGCAAAGGGTTACACTATGACACAATTTTGTGACAAAATGATAGATttctttttgaatgaaaaaacgaAATCAAAAGAATGGAGGAAGTACCTGATATTTAGAGAGGAGTGGAAAAAATACAGGGATAGATTTTACAATAGGTGCCAAAGAAGGGCAGACATGGAGAATGACCCAGTTatgaaggaaaaatttatttcattgcGGAGAAAGTTGAAGAAG ATTGATGATGAAATGGAAGGACACTATGAACTGCTCATGGAAATACAAGATAGCCCAATGGACATTAATGCCATAGTTGCACGAAGGCGTAAAGATTTTACAGGGGAGTTCTTCCACTACCTCTCTCTTATTTCAGATACATATGACAGCTTGGAGGATCGTGATG GGATTTCCAGGCTGGGCAGTAGATGCTTGTCAGCTGTCAGTGCATACGATAATACTCTAGAGAATATAGAGACATTAGATGCTGCCCAGGCCAAATTTGATGATATCCTCAATTCTCCTTCTATTGATATTGCTTGTCAGAAGATCAAAAGCTTAGCAAAGGCAAAGGAACTTGATTCTTCATTGATATTGTTGATAAGCAGTGCTTGGGCTAAAGCAAAAGAATCTACAACAATGAAGAATGAG GTGAAAGATATAATGTACCAATTGTACAGGGCCACAAAGAGCAGCCTAAGGAGTATTACTCCAAAAGAAATAAAGCTACTCAAACATTTGTTGAACATCATTGATCCCGAGGAGCGATTCTCTGCATTGGCAACTGCTTTCACCCCTGGTGATGAACACGAAGCCAAGGACCCTAATGCTCTATACAC CACCCCAAAGGAGCTGCACAAGTGGATTAAGATCATGCTCGATGCATATCATCTGAACAAGGAAGAAACAGATTTGAGAGAAGCCAGGCAGATGACTGACCCTGTGGTAATTCAGAGGTTGTTTAT